GCAGTTAGTTGTATTGTCCAAAATATCAAGCAGTTCTATATAGACGGAAAACCAATTCAGTACTTTCTAGAGATGTCATTTGTTTTGAGTAAAATGTTGTGGCGGTGGTCATCCTTTAGATACTCTGTGTGGAATGATTCTGAGTTCTTAAACATCTTGGATGCTATCATACAGTCTGAAAACTCAGTAGTTGCTGTGCTGCAGTTATATTCTTCTTTAGGTATCACATTATTTGTTATGATATAAGTATTTCCTATTGTTTGAAGCTAATCTTGTAAATGTAAACAACTTTTTCTGTCTTTTGTGTTTGCCAGCCCTGTGTGCAAATGGTGCGGAGAAGCTTCTTGAAAAGGGAGAGCACCTTCTTGAGATGATTGTTAGCTACATGGATAGTTCAAATACTGAGTCAGTCCGCATGGAGTCATTTAAACTTGCTCGATGCTTAGCGGTATCCTTTCTTGTATTGACCATTATCCTGAATTGATCTTGTAGACATTTCTGTGTATGAATTGTTCTACTTCATGAATTTTATCAGCTTAGCAGGAGAGGATCTACAAAAATGCTGAAGATATGCTCTGAGCCGCTTGTCAAAGCTGTCATCAATGCATTGAAGAGTCGGAGTTCAATTGCTGAAAAATCTGCTAAAAGCCAACCATCTTTTGTGGAGGAAGCTTGTCGTTTGGCTTCAATAACTTTATGGGTCGGTGATCACCACATGCACTTTTGGAAAGCTGGTGTAGATAGAGTACTCCTTGATCTTCTTCTGGAAGAttatcccaaaattcaaaaaatgcaGTGTGAGTCCTCCTTGAATGATCTGATAATTATTGTGCGGGAGAGCCATGAAGCAAATTTTCTACTTACCTATAGACCATATGTATGGGATATTCTTGGAGGACTTGCGGCTAATTGTGCAGGAAATATCAATCATAAGGTGCAAGGGAATGAACTCCAACTTAATGTCCTCATAATATGTGCATGGTAATACATCTATCTGCAAGAGAGTGCTTTTGTAGCTCAGGTtggaatattttcttttttttctccaattaGTATTATCGTTGTGGGTTTTTTCCTGCTACTCTCTGTAATTAGTTCTTGTTATTACAGTTGATTGTGGCGGTTTAACATGTGGTGCTTATTCTATTTAtactcttttctctttcttgtCTCTTTGGCAGCTTGTCCTTCGCAAACTCAATTCGGACATTACGTCAAGTCTCTCAATATGGTCTCACATATATGAGCGAATCTGAATCAGCAAGTAGGGCAGTTCTTATGATGGTTTATTCTCCTTGCAAATGGATTGCATCCTCAGCCAGGTCCATACTACACGAAGTACTTAGGCTGGATGCTAAGGATTATGTTCAATACTTACTGAACATTCTAAATGCTGGATTGACTGGTAGCATGTTTGGTCTTCCAGGAAACCTTGAGATTATGGTCAGCTTGATTAGTTTGGCAAGTTATTGTAGCCTACCTGCATATCGGGAACTCATAGTTAAATTCGAAGGGATGAAGACTGTGTTGGCCTTTATACGATGGTGGTTAAACAATCCTGTTCGTGTCAAAAGAGCTGCTTTGGTGTCTCATTTACGTGATCCATTCAGTGATAGGAGTTGTTGTGTTTCCGGCATAGAAGATTGGGAAGGGGAGGATgtacttttgatttttagcTTGTGGATCCTTGCTGAGTTGTTACATCATTTTACTGATGTGAAAGTTCATCCCTCTGACAGCCAGATAGAATTTTCTAAATCCCAGTTGATTGAGGAATTGGAAGCTATATGCAGAAACCATAGTGCTTATGGTTCAAGATGGTATGCTGCATATGTGCTTAGCTATTTTGGACTATATGGTTTCCCAAGTAATTTGGGGAAGAGAATTGGGAAATCCCTAGGGGTGAGAGATCATTCTAATATAAATCTAGTTCTTGTTCATGAGGAATCTGTCCATGTTCATGAAGTAATTCTCGCTGTAAGATGTCCATCATTACTTCCTCCTGGGACAGCAGTTCCTGATGAGAAATCATCCAATGGAGTGAGCACAGAATTGGATATTGAGAGAAACATTACAAAGGCAGTCCATCTATCTGCTCACGTGGATCGGCAATCATTGTTGAAGTTGCTGGAGTATGTTTACTCTGGTTATTTACAAGCAGAAGAAGGCCATGTCAGAAAGCTTAAAGTCATCTCCAGGCATTGTAAACTGGAACCTTTAGTCCAAATGCTTTCTAGAAGAAATCCGAAGTGGGGTATCCCTTTACCAAGCTTTGATTTGAGTCCTGCTCTTAGGCCAGGTGGACAACATTTTTCGTAAGTACCATTTCCCCAATTAATGACCATAGGCATTTGCGTGCTATCTTGGAATAATTGTTTGGATATTGGGCCATGTTTAAGAAGGTCATGTGGCCTTGTGAATTCTTGATCTGGTTGTTATACATTCACCATCTTAAACATTGttactttttattcttttttcctaaaaatatatGGGTATTGACACTGGTCTAATAAGAAgagatttcaaaatataacttCGAGTCCTGGATACACTGATTAGCGTATATGAAGCTAGCTTACTATATGCACAATTGGAGAAGGGCTATTCTATGGGATGTTGGGTGGGGAGTTCCTTATTTGCGGTTATTTGTTCCCCACATTTTTTCGTAGCtctcttttcatatttttcttttgtttttttcatggATTCAGAGATCTCATATTTGAATCTAGCAGCACGATGCCATTGGTGAATTGGAAGTGCAATAGTTGCTCCTCTTTGGTTCCACATCTACATGTTCACAAAGTTATAGTGGAGTCAAGTTGTGATTATTTGCGGGCGTTATTTCAATCAGGAATGAGAGAAAGGTAAGcagatatatattttgtggGCATAAGTTTTTacatggagtataatatactAGTTGACATATCAAATCTAATGTTTTGTTACCTTTAATGTTTATTGAATCTTTTGTAGACTTCAAAGTCTGAGATATTGTTAGGATTGTTAGGTTCCAACATAAGTTTTTATCTTCTGTATTTGCACTTTTGTTGATTGGCTGAGAATGCATTTAATATTCTTACATACGGATCATTAGATGAGATGGCACCTTCATgcttttcttcatttaattcCAATCGTGAATTTGTTTGTTCTCTCCACAAGTAGGATATGTTCTAATTAGCATTCTAGGGCTTTTTCCCATGGATTCTGAAGGTAGACAGCCcagtaattataaaataatactagagAGCCTAATCATTGTCTTAAGCAGGTATCACTTGCTaacaaattttatgtccaGGAAGTATAAGACTATGTGTTGGCTGCAAAAACCTgaaagtttaatttattacttgtGATTCTCGTTGCAGTCATTTGCAAGTTGTCAAGGTCCCTGGAAGTTGGGAGTCTCTCAATAAACTGGTCAGTTGGTTTTACTCTGAGCATTTACCTGTGCCCGCTTTTGACTGTCTATGGGAGAGTTTGGATCCTGAGATCAAACTTCAAGAAATCCAGACGTACATAGAGCTGTGTTGGCTTGCCGAGTTTTGGTTTATTGAAGACCTTCATGAAGAATGTTACGAAGTCGTCATCTCTTGCTTAGATTCAACGG
The nucleotide sequence above comes from Salvia hispanica cultivar TCC Black 2014 chromosome 5, UniMelb_Shisp_WGS_1.0, whole genome shotgun sequence. Encoded proteins:
- the LOC125188529 gene encoding BTB/POZ domain-containing protein At1g04390 isoform X1, which codes for MRSSAKHAAADNNRGISRHVLTLHQRLHHALSLGSWERKEKWNCSDNEIQKQVLRSIDAFLECVSSETLQYPLVKDSVVDIVRAIKSILEFKSQSILSLASNVTVKLVNILPSSMLNIHVLDILYPLADLLSCQEWQVAMSCAASTNIILSKLNSRHEKEVWHLLKEANAVSCIVQNIKQFYIDGKPIQYFLEMSFVLSKMLWRWSSFRYSVWNDSEFLNILDAIIQSENSVVAVLQLYSSLALCANGAEKLLEKGEHLLEMIVSYMDSSNTESVRMESFKLARCLALSRRGSTKMLKICSEPLVKAVINALKSRSSIAEKSAKSQPSFVEEACRLASITLWVGDHHMHFWKAGVDRVLLDLLLEDYPKIQKMQCESSLNDLIIIVRESHEANFLLTYRPYVWDILGGLAANCAGNINHKVQGNELQLNVLIICACLSFANSIRTLRQVSQYGLTYMSESESASRAVLMMVYSPCKWIASSARSILHEVLRLDAKDYVQYLLNILNAGLTGSMFGLPGNLEIMVSLISLASYCSLPAYRELIVKFEGMKTVLAFIRWWLNNPVRVKRAALVSHLRDPFSDRSCCVSGIEDWEGEDVLLIFSLWILAELLHHFTDVKVHPSDSQIEFSKSQLIEELEAICRNHSAYGSRWYAAYVLSYFGLYGFPSNLGKRIGKSLGVRDHSNINLVLVHEESVHVHEVILAVRCPSLLPPGTAVPDEKSSNGVSTELDIERNITKAVHLSAHVDRQSLLKLLEYVYSGYLQAEEGHVRKLKVISRHCKLEPLVQMLSRRNPKWGIPLPSFDLSPALRPGGQHFSDLIFESSSTMPLVNWKCNSCSSLVPHLHVHKVIVESSCDYLRALFQSGMRESHLQVVKVPGSWESLNKLVSWFYSEHLPVPAFDCLWESLDPEIKLQEIQTYIELCWLAEFWFIEDLHEECYEVVISCLDSTEYLSTKVIQTAANFSQWRLAQMAADHMAPSYHRLRNSGELDGLDSNLVEMVRAASVRLSQERAQPR
- the LOC125188529 gene encoding BTB/POZ domain-containing protein At1g04390 isoform X3; this translates as MRSSAKHAAADNNRGISRHVLTLHQRLHHALSLGSWERKEKWNCSDNEIQKQVLRSIDAFLECVSSETLQYPLVKDSVVDIVRAIKSILEFKSQSILSLASNVTVKLSENSVVAVLQLYSSLALCANGAEKLLEKGEHLLEMIVSYMDSSNTESVRMESFKLARCLALSRRGSTKMLKICSEPLVKAVINALKSRSSIAEKSAKSQPSFVEEACRLASITLWVGDHHMHFWKAGVDRVLLDLLLEDYPKIQKMQCESSLNDLIIIVRESHEANFLLTYRPYVWDILGGLAANCAGNINHKVQGNELQLNVLIICACLSFANSIRTLRQVSQYGLTYMSESESASRAVLMMVYSPCKWIASSARSILHEVLRLDAKDYVQYLLNILNAGLTGSMFGLPGNLEIMVSLISLASYCSLPAYRELIVKFEGMKTVLAFIRWWLNNPVRVKRAALVSHLRDPFSDRSCCVSGIEDWEGEDVLLIFSLWILAELLHHFTDVKVHPSDSQIEFSKSQLIEELEAICRNHSAYGSRWYAAYVLSYFGLYGFPSNLGKRIGKSLGVRDHSNINLVLVHEESVHVHEVILAVRCPSLLPPGTAVPDEKSSNGVSTELDIERNITKAVHLSAHVDRQSLLKLLEYVYSGYLQAEEGHVRKLKVISRHCKLEPLVQMLSRRNPKWGIPLPSFDLSPALRPGGQHFSDLIFESSSTMPLVNWKCNSCSSLVPHLHVHKVIVESSCDYLRALFQSGMRESHLQVVKVPGSWESLNKLVSWFYSEHLPVPAFDCLWESLDPEIKLQEIQTYIELCWLAEFWFIEDLHEECYEVVISCLDSTEYLSTKVIQTAANFSQWRLAQMAADHMAPSYHRLRNSGELDGLDSNLVEMVRAASVRLSQERAQPR
- the LOC125188529 gene encoding BTB/POZ domain-containing protein At1g04390 isoform X2; translated protein: MLNIHVLDILYPLADLLSCQEWQVAMSCAASTNIILSKLNSRHEKEVWHLLKEANAVSCIVQNIKQFYIDGKPIQYFLEMSFVLSKMLWRWSSFRYSVWNDSEFLNILDAIIQSENSVVAVLQLYSSLALCANGAEKLLEKGEHLLEMIVSYMDSSNTESVRMESFKLARCLALSRRGSTKMLKICSEPLVKAVINALKSRSSIAEKSAKSQPSFVEEACRLASITLWVGDHHMHFWKAGVDRVLLDLLLEDYPKIQKMQCESSLNDLIIIVRESHEANFLLTYRPYVWDILGGLAANCAGNINHKVQGNELQLNVLIICACLSFANSIRTLRQVSQYGLTYMSESESASRAVLMMVYSPCKWIASSARSILHEVLRLDAKDYVQYLLNILNAGLTGSMFGLPGNLEIMVSLISLASYCSLPAYRELIVKFEGMKTVLAFIRWWLNNPVRVKRAALVSHLRDPFSDRSCCVSGIEDWEGEDVLLIFSLWILAELLHHFTDVKVHPSDSQIEFSKSQLIEELEAICRNHSAYGSRWYAAYVLSYFGLYGFPSNLGKRIGKSLGVRDHSNINLVLVHEESVHVHEVILAVRCPSLLPPGTAVPDEKSSNGVSTELDIERNITKAVHLSAHVDRQSLLKLLEYVYSGYLQAEEGHVRKLKVISRHCKLEPLVQMLSRRNPKWGIPLPSFDLSPALRPGGQHFSDLIFESSSTMPLVNWKCNSCSSLVPHLHVHKVIVESSCDYLRALFQSGMRESHLQVVKVPGSWESLNKLVSWFYSEHLPVPAFDCLWESLDPEIKLQEIQTYIELCWLAEFWFIEDLHEECYEVVISCLDSTEYLSTKVIQTAANFSQWRLAQMAADHMAPSYHRLRNSGELDGLDSNLVEMVRAASVRLSQERAQPR
- the LOC125188529 gene encoding BTB/POZ domain-containing protein At1g04390 isoform X4, translating into MIVSYMDSSNTESVRMESFKLARCLALSRRGSTKMLKICSEPLVKAVINALKSRSSIAEKSAKSQPSFVEEACRLASITLWVGDHHMHFWKAGVDRVLLDLLLEDYPKIQKMQCESSLNDLIIIVRESHEANFLLTYRPYVWDILGGLAANCAGNINHKVQGNELQLNVLIICACLSFANSIRTLRQVSQYGLTYMSESESASRAVLMMVYSPCKWIASSARSILHEVLRLDAKDYVQYLLNILNAGLTGSMFGLPGNLEIMVSLISLASYCSLPAYRELIVKFEGMKTVLAFIRWWLNNPVRVKRAALVSHLRDPFSDRSCCVSGIEDWEGEDVLLIFSLWILAELLHHFTDVKVHPSDSQIEFSKSQLIEELEAICRNHSAYGSRWYAAYVLSYFGLYGFPSNLGKRIGKSLGVRDHSNINLVLVHEESVHVHEVILAVRCPSLLPPGTAVPDEKSSNGVSTELDIERNITKAVHLSAHVDRQSLLKLLEYVYSGYLQAEEGHVRKLKVISRHCKLEPLVQMLSRRNPKWGIPLPSFDLSPALRPGGQHFSDLIFESSSTMPLVNWKCNSCSSLVPHLHVHKVIVESSCDYLRALFQSGMRESHLQVVKVPGSWESLNKLVSWFYSEHLPVPAFDCLWESLDPEIKLQEIQTYIELCWLAEFWFIEDLHEECYEVVISCLDSTEYLSTKVIQTAANFSQWRLAQMAADHMAPSYHRLRNSGELDGLDSNLVEMVRAASVRLSQERAQPR
- the LOC125188529 gene encoding BTB/POZ domain-containing protein At1g04390 isoform X5, with the translated sequence MLKICSEPLVKAVINALKSRSSIAEKSAKSQPSFVEEACRLASITLWVGDHHMHFWKAGVDRVLLDLLLEDYPKIQKMQCESSLNDLIIIVRESHEANFLLTYRPYVWDILGGLAANCAGNINHKVQGNELQLNVLIICACLSFANSIRTLRQVSQYGLTYMSESESASRAVLMMVYSPCKWIASSARSILHEVLRLDAKDYVQYLLNILNAGLTGSMFGLPGNLEIMVSLISLASYCSLPAYRELIVKFEGMKTVLAFIRWWLNNPVRVKRAALVSHLRDPFSDRSCCVSGIEDWEGEDVLLIFSLWILAELLHHFTDVKVHPSDSQIEFSKSQLIEELEAICRNHSAYGSRWYAAYVLSYFGLYGFPSNLGKRIGKSLGVRDHSNINLVLVHEESVHVHEVILAVRCPSLLPPGTAVPDEKSSNGVSTELDIERNITKAVHLSAHVDRQSLLKLLEYVYSGYLQAEEGHVRKLKVISRHCKLEPLVQMLSRRNPKWGIPLPSFDLSPALRPGGQHFSDLIFESSSTMPLVNWKCNSCSSLVPHLHVHKVIVESSCDYLRALFQSGMRESHLQVVKVPGSWESLNKLVSWFYSEHLPVPAFDCLWESLDPEIKLQEIQTYIELCWLAEFWFIEDLHEECYEVVISCLDSTEYLSTKVIQTAANFSQWRLAQMAADHMAPSYHRLRNSGELDGLDSNLVEMVRAASVRLSQERAQPR